GCCTTCGTCGTGGCCGTGAACCGCGAGGCCTGCGCCAAGTACAAGAAGGCGCTGGACAAGCTGCTGCCCTCGGAGTGGTCGGCGGCGGTCTACACCGCCAACGCGGCCGACGCCGTGGACCGTCCCCTGGTGGCGGAGCTTCAGCTCTCGCCGGAACGGGAGGAGGACATCCGTCTGCTCTTCAAGAAGCCGGCCGAGAACCCCAAGATCCTCATCGTCACGGACAAGCTGCTCACCGGCTACGACGCTCCGCTCCTATACTGCCTTTACCTCGACAAGCCCATGCGGGACCACGTGCTCCTGCAGTCGATCGCTCGGGCCAATCGCCCATACGTGGACGTGAATGGGGTGCAGAAGCGGGTCGGGCTGGTGGTGGACTTCGTGGGTGTCTTGCGTGAGCTCAAGAAGGCCCTTCAGTTCGATTCCAGCGACGTGAGCGGGGTCATAGAGGACCTGGATACCTTGCTCCGCGACTTTCAGCAGAAGATCGCGGAGGCCGAGCGAGATTACCTCGACGCGGGCGAGCAGGGCGGCGCCGACGAACGGCTCGAGCGCCTCGTCTACGGTCGTTTCCTCCCGCCGGAGGCGAGGAAGGCGTTCTTCGAGGCATACAAGGAGGTGGAGGCGCTGTGGGAGATCCTCTCGCCCTCGCCAGAGCTTCGGGACCACATCCAGACCTACAAGCGCCTGACCCAGCTCTACGCGGCGGTGCGCAACGCCTACGCCGAGAAGGTCGGTTTCGTCGCCGACCTGGCCTACAAGACGAAGCGGCTCATCGAGGGCGAGGCGGAGCAGGAGGGGCTCGGCAGGCTGACGAAAAGCATCACCTTCGACGTGAAGACGCTGGAAGCCCTGCGGGAAGAGAAGGGGACCGACGAAGGGAAAGTCTTCAACCTCGTTCGCGGGCTGCAACAGGAGATCGACGAGAAGCCGGCAACCGCGCCGGTGCTGCAGCCGCTCAAGGACCGCGCCGAACGTGTCCTGAAAGACCTAGAGAATCGCAAGGTCACCGGGCTGGCCGCCATGGACCTGCTCG
This region of Thermodesulfobacteriota bacterium genomic DNA includes:
- a CDS encoding deoxyribonuclease HsdR; this encodes AFVVAVNREACAKYKKALDKLLPSEWSAAVYTANAADAVDRPLVAELQLSPEREEDIRLLFKKPAENPKILIVTDKLLTGYDAPLLYCLYLDKPMRDHVLLQSIARANRPYVDVNGVQKRVGLVVDFVGVLRELKKALQFDSSDVSGVIEDLDTLLRDFQQKIAEAERDYLDAGEQGGADERLERLVYGRFLPPEARKAFFEAYKEVEALWEILSPSPELRDHIQTYKRLTQLYAAVRNAYAEKVGFVADLAYKTKRLIEGEAEQEGLGRLTKSITFDVKTLEALREEKGTDEGKVFNLVRGLQQEIDEKPATAPVLQPLKDRAERVLKDLENRKVTGLAAMDLLAALAAEKEAALRSAEETGLSPRAFAVYWTLREDDDLNAAGTGALDLAREAEALYGRFPNAAVNPDEQRRFRAALYKPLLGLGQEERARVVDRVARMLLADDES